One genomic region from Bactrocera tryoni isolate S06 chromosome 3, CSIRO_BtryS06_freeze2, whole genome shotgun sequence encodes:
- the LOC120770215 gene encoding juvenile hormone epoxide hydrolase 2 isoform X3, whose translation MGTLLRITFVVLAIVVGLCVYKYQELTSSAPIPQLNDAEYWGPGSAAKYKENTAIKAFDISAKPELIEDLKTQLSRPLVLTEPLEGVGFQYGFNSKYLKEVVAYWRDTYLPKWGEREAFLKQFPHFETQIQGLRVHFIHVKPKSIEGKKVVPLLLIHGWPGSVREFYRLIPLLTKPNPKSEYVFEVIAPSLPGYGWSQGASKVNFGPAQMSLVLRNLMLRLGHEKFLIQGGDWGSILGANIVTLSPQNVLGYHSNMCTTNHAMIHLYKLLRNWFPSFFIKEENSIFFKPFGKELSYILEESGYMHIQASKPDTIGTTLTQNPVGLAAYILEKFSTWTNPAYRQLEDGGLTKRFTLDELLDNIMIYYTTNSITTSQRLYSEGLNFAQLALNLDATHINVPTGCARFIHDLMHSTESELGLRFKNIVHSTYHKEGGHFAAMEVPQTLYSDFVEFVAKVFKKPHPKQ comes from the exons ATGGGCACCTTGTTACGTATTACATTCGTGGTCCTAGCGATTGTCGTAGGtctgtgtgtgtataaatatcAGGAACTCACAAGTTCAGCGCCAATTCCCCAGCTGAACGATGCGGAATATTGGGGACCCGGCAGCGCCGCTAAATATAAGGAAAACACTGCCATTAAAGCTTTCGATATTAGCGCCAAACCGGAG TTAATTGAAGATCTGAAAACGCAGCTGTCGCGACCGCTGGTGCTCACCGAACCCCTCGAAGGTGTTGGATTCCAATACGGCTTCAATTCTAAGTACTTGAAAGAGGTGGTGGCATACTGGCGCGACACTTACCTGCCCAAGTGGGGTGAGCGCGAGGCCTTTCTCAAACAGTTCCCGCATTTCGAAACACAGATTCAAGG TTTACGAGTACACTTTATTCATGTGAAGCCCAAGTCCATCGAAGGTAAAAAGGTGGTACCTCTGTTATTGATCCACGGCTGGCCAGGATCAGTGCGCGAGTTCTATAGGCTAATACCGCTGCTGACGAAACCGAACCCCAAGAGTGAATATGTCTTCGAAGTGATAGCACCCAGCTTGCCCGGTTATGGTTGGTCTCAG GGGGCCTCAAAAGTAAACTTTGGACCCGCACAGATGTCGTTAGTGTTGCGTAATTTGATGCTGCGTTTGGGTCATGAGAAATTCTTAATACAGGGTGGTGATTGGGGCTCAATACTCGGTGCAAACATCGTTACTTTATCGCCTCAGAATGTGCTCGGTTATCATTCAAATATGTGCACTACCAATCATGCAATGATTCACCTTTACAAGTTATTGCGAAATTGGTTCCCGAGCTTCTTTATAAAGGAAGAAAATAGTATTTTCTTTAAACCCTTTGGCAAAGAGTTAAGCTATATTTTGGAGGAGTCTGGCTACATGCATATTCAGGCATCCAAACCAGACACAATTGGCACAACGCTCACACAGAATCCTGTCGGTTTGGCCGCATACATCTTAGAGAAATTCTCCACATGGACCAATCCTGCATACAGGCAACTCGAGGATGGTGGCCTCACCAAACGCTTCACTTTGGACGAGCTTTTGGACAATATTATGATTTATTACACTACAAACTCGATAACTACCTCTCAGCGCTTGTACTCGGAAGGGCTCAATTTCGCTCAATTAGCTTTGAATTTGGACGCGACGCATATAAATGTGCCTACCGGTTGTGCACGTTTTATACACGACTTGATGCATTCGACGGAGTCAGAGCTTGGATTGAGgttcaaaaatattgtgcacAGTACCTACCACAAAGAAGGTGGTCATTTTGCAGCAATGGAGGTTCCACAGACACTTTACAGCGATTTCGTCGAATTTGTCGCTAAAGTATTCAAGAAGCCACATCCAAAGCAATAG